From a single Nematostella vectensis chromosome 3, jaNemVect1.1, whole genome shotgun sequence genomic region:
- the LOC5512735 gene encoding farnesyl pyrophosphate synthase: MSDSAKPKKSRKLTSDDWKLFDDAFPGFVNDLVQKEENDLAIGDSIKWLREVLEYNVPGGKRNRGLSVIGSLRHLIREEHFTDEHLRVALLLGWCVEWFQAFFLVADDIMDQSMTRRGQPCWYRQPEVGNIAINDGIMIEQTVFRLLKKHIKHQSYYVDVVELFHEVAYLTSLGQSLDLRTKPGENFEGFTLDRYRTIVKHKTAFYSFYLPVALAMFVAGIKDEASHANAKIILLEMGEFFQIQDDYIDVFGDASVTGKVGTDIEEGKCTWLVVQALKRANAQQLTIIKENLGINDIEASAKVKRVYRELNLEQVFHEYEEASYQRIIDLISKHSGDLPDEVFLDFVRKIYKRKK, from the exons ATGAGTGACTCCGCAAAACCAAAGAAGTCTCGAAAGCTAACAAGTGACGACTGGAAGCTTTTTGATGATGCTTTTCCAGGATTTGTTAACGATTTAGTACAAAAGGAGGAGAATGACTTGGCGATTGGTGATTCCATAAAATGGCTTCGTGAG GTTTTAGAATACAACGTTCCTGGAg GGAAGAGAAATCGTGGACTGTCGGTTATTGGCTCCCTGCGGCATCTTATCAGAGAAGAACATTTCACAGATGAACATTTGAGAGTAGCTCTTCTTTTGGGCTGGTGTGTTGAGTGG TTTCAGGCATTTTTCCTTGTGGCGGATGATATCATGGACCAATCAATGACAAGACGAGGGCAGCCCTGCTGGTACAGACAG CCTGAAGTTGGGAATATAGCTATTAATGATGGCATCATGATTGAGCAGACAGTCTTCAGACTTTTAAAGAAACACATCAAGCATCAAAGTTATTATGTGGATGTTGTGGAGCTATTTCATGAG GTGGCTTACCTGACTTCACTGGGACAGTCACTCGATCTGAGAACAAAACCTGGTGAAAATTTTGAAGGGTTTACATTAGATAG GTACCGTACAATTGTCAAACACAAGACTGCTTTCTATTCTTTTTACCTCCCTGTGGCACTTGCCATGTTCGTG gctGGTATCAAAGATGAGGCATCCCATGCTAATGCAAAGATAATTTTACTGGAAATGGGCGAGTTCTTCCAGATACAA GATGACTACATCGACGTGTTTGGGGATGCGTCTGTGACAGGGAAGGTGGGAACTGATATTGAAGAAGGGAAGTGCACATGGCTGGTGGTGCAAGCCCTCAAAAGAGCTAATGCACAACAACTGACTATAATAAAA GAAAATCTCGGAATAAATGACATAGAGGCATCAGCTAAAGTCAAGCGAGTCTACCGCGAGTTGAATCTAGAACAAGTTTTCCATGAATACGAAGAAGCAAGCTACCAAAGAATTATAGACCTCATCTCTAAACACTCAGGGGACCTGCCTGACGAAGTGTTCTTGGATTTTGTTAGAAAAATTTATAAACGAAAAAAGTAA